The DNA segment CAATAGCCAAGCGCTCTGTCCCTGTTGCTGCCCAGCACAGTGCAGGGTTATGGTGAAGGATTCTACAGACTTTAGTtgaacaaatggatgaataaagtgAAGGGCACAAAATGAGCCGTAGGTTGGCACAGTGAGCAGGCAGTGCTGAGAGGTTCCCCCCGTGGGTAAATGGAAAGGCCTGGCGGTAGGGGTCACAGCCTCAGTTTTTTATCCCTTTTAGAGACCCACTAGCAGGGACATCAGGGGGTGCTCACAAATGCTTACATTACAGATTGTACttgtgcttgagattcttttgaaaattggtcctacttttttttttttttaagtggtgggGGGTGTTAAAGAGCACTTGAAGGGTTCAGGAAGGAAGTTGGAACTAATACATTACCTTCTATGTGTAACTATGGGGACACTGAGGATGTCAGAGAATTAAGGATGGGTTGGTTATGAGGAAACCACAGgaatgaaaagcaaagcaggtAGTAACTCCAGGAAAAACCAAAAGTTtcacaagaaaggaaatgtaaccATCATATGAGATTTGGCTTAGCAGGAAACAGTATTTGTATAGTTACAGTATAAATAACACTAAATATTCACTTAATGGAAAATTGTGATAAATGTAGATTAAAAGGATAGCAGGGTGAGAAAAGTTAACTCTTCcttgataataataattataaaaagaaacatttttgacCACTTCCAGAGTAATTATTCTTGTGCACTTTACATGTTAAATCCTCGTAACAATCCAATAACTTAAATATTCGTATTACTCTcgttttacaagtgaggaaactgagcacaAGAAGGTTAAATCACTTGCCTGGGGTCTTAGGGCCAGGAAGGGGaagggctgggattcaaacccaggcagtgaAGCTACAGAAGCGACACTGTGAAGACATCAGACTGGAAAGACAGACAATATTTGCCTAAAATTAATccagaaaaacacaggaaaagcaTCTTACTTAGAAATATGGAATAAAGTACCAGAAGGAATAGTTAAAAGAGTTGAATGTGGCTGTTTTGGGGGTCAGGAGTGGGAAGGACATGGCAAGGAAATGCTTTTTATTAGTACTACTTAACTTATACAGATACACAGAAATATCCATGAGCTAGGGACAGGAATTGACAGAGAAGGGACATGAGGGAACTTTCCATGGTTATGGTGTTGCTCTATATCCTGATTGGGGTTTGGGAAACAGTATGCATTTGTCTAAACTCAGCAAATGGTACCTTTAAAATCTGTGCATTTCACAGGATGTAAAttttacatacacatacagaggggggaaaaaactttaaacaaatacTGATCTCTAATGATATGCGTGCCAAAGTACCTTTAAAGGGAAGCATACCGATGTTTGCAACTTACTTTGAAAAGCTTCAAAAAAATAGGTTGTTTTGATAGATGGTTAGATGGACAGATACCTGACAGGGCACATCTAACAAAATAGGAAGAACTGTGGATCCAGTAGGTGGGTATTTAAGTGTTTGCTATAGCATTCTTTCAACTTTCTTTAagtttgacatttttcttaataaagtGTTGGGGGAAATATATGAATGCATTatctgaaaataacatttttttttaaaacctgaatgGGGTGTTCCATCTTGGACCTGAGAACACCCACACGGCTCTAAGCCCACGTGCAGGTCTATCTGGGGGGGCAGCTGTCACCAGGCTCTTGCCTATGTGCCCCCCTACCCTGGGATCTAGAGTCAGGGCCCTATAGACTAATTCCTCcgtccctccctgctccccctggaCACAGGGTGTCAGGTAGGATGGGTGTCTCCTCTCCCTGGTCCCCTTGAATGCCTCTGTAGCAGAACCAGAACCATTTCACTAGGGAAAGGAATAGGGCCCTCTAGCTACCTCCCATCCTCTGCCAAAAGGGTACACTGAGGCCTGGCAGGTGGGGACAGGTGCCTTTCCCAGGGGCCCATCACACCTTCATGACAGGCGTGAGCAGCCAGATTGCTGGGCTCCCAAGCCCACGTGTATATAATTAGCTGCTGGGAAATAGATCTGGGAGCAGATCTCATCTCTGCCTAATTAGGGGCTGGGCAGCTGGGGCCAGTCTGGCCTGGGGGCGCTGCTATGGAAGCCAGGcagccccaggggagggggcagcagctgCTGGCCCTCGATGCTCACTGCCCCTCACACTCTGACTGCAGGCAGAACAATAGAGAGGCTGTTTCCTCAGATCCCTGAGGCCAACTGAagcccccacccactccctccccagaTCCCCACAGGGGAGGCTGATGGGCTCCAGAATTCCAGCAGGAGGGAAACCCTCCTGGAACCAGGGACCAGGAAACACCTTCTCCACTTCCAAGAATGCCTCCCTGCTCTCTTCCCAACAGACCCTCCCAAAGCCCTTCTTGACTCCCCCCGGCCCAGCTCTGGGAACAGGTCTGGTCTTAGGGCAGGAGTCGCTGCTCCACATTATACAACCATGTGTTTGCTGATGAGCTGCCCATTCCCTTCCACCCCGCATAGCGGGACCTATGTCTGGCTTACTCACTACTGGGTACccagcagatgctcaataaagtGACAGCAGGAAAGGCTGCCAGGACccaggacagagaagagaggagagtcAGGAAGGCAGAGTGCCACTGACTGTGGGGTGTAACCTCAGATGGGAGTACAGACCCTCTCTGTGACAGCCCCCAAGCCACTACCCCTCCTGTTCTCAGACAGACCCTGGAAAGGTCACTTGAAGATTCAGTGACAGGATGAATGTGAAGGGTCTGCACCCACCCCTCAACCTCCTCCAGGAACAAGGGGTCTCCCGGCCCATCCCCCACCAGTCCTGTGATCTAAAATGCAGCCTACACACTCCTTGGGTTTCTGGGGTGCTAGCAGCTCACAGGAAGGGGCAACACTTACTTGGCACAGAACTCTGGCCCAGTTGCCTGTAGGAGCTGGTCCTTGACACTTCAAAGGACACCTCCTCTGCAGAGCCTGCCCAGATCATCCCTCCTGACCCCATCACTCCTTTAACTTGGGGACCAGGAGGCTCAACTCCTGCGTTGTCAGACCTGCTGGGTGCCTGTGGGCAGATTATagccctccctgtgcctcagtctccccatctgtagcATGAGGGGCTGGTCTCCATTCTCATGAGCTTGAACCACTCTCCTCTATAACCCAGTTTCCCCTTGTTTCCCTGAACCAGCCAGGCCCAGCCCAATCCCCTGGGGGTTGATTGTACACtgtcagacagacagacagacagacagctggGCTGACCTGGATGTTTGTCAACAGCCCAACGGAAATCTCCTCTTTatgcttaaaataaaacttatatcAAACCTGTCACCAGGGCCCCCATTAGAGCTTCCTGTTTCTGAGTGCTGCAGCCGATACAGCCTGCGGGAGGAAACAccacccaccccttccccactcccaccccgggggtgggcagaggccacCCAGGCTTTCACTCTTTGCGTGCCCGGCCCTAGCCCCAGCTGCACTACCAGCCAAGGTGGTGTCTCCTAGCAGGGAACCTGCctggagggagacaggaaggagcTGAGACCTCAAAGCCCAGTGCCAGccccctgaggcccagagacggAGACTGGCTTATCCCAGGTCACCCAGAGTTGGAGGCAAGGCCACCTGTTTTGTGCTGACCACCCCAAGTCCCTCTTCCTCTAAGATCTCCTGCTTCCAACCCCCCGTCTACAGCCTCTGTCACCTCCAGTTCAGGGTCTGTGCTCTTTGAGCTTCCTGCCCCCTTGGAAACTGGGCAGCGATGGGAAGGATCCATGCAGCCATCAGCTTTTCCCCTGCAAGCTCCCCTTCCTGATGCAGGGGAAAGACCTCAGTACCGGCTCTATCCAGATTCACTCTGTGGCCAGACCCAGTTTCCTCCACCATGAAGGACACCTGCAGGCCAGCCGGGGGGGTTATGAGAATCCCCTCTCAGGTCTCAAGTCTCAGGCTGGGCCAAACACTGACCTCATGCCCCTCTCCCAGATCCTGGGATGAACAATTACGGAGTTCTGAAAGCCCCACCCCAAGatgtctccctccccttccccttgtgAACACAGAAGAGTCTGATGACCCAACCCTCAAAAAACAAGCATTTGTGTTTATTAACCAAAGGGAGGGAAGTCGGAGCAGTTCAGACTCCCACCAGCCCCTCCTGTGGTCTACCCACCTAGGCCAGGCTGCCAAGGCCCTGCCTCCACCCAGAGCAAGTTCCCAGGGAACCAGGACCCactgggaaaggaagaggaagtcaGCAAAGGTTAGAGgccaaggaagaaggaaacagaacCACTAGGTAGGCCTAGTGAGATCCTCTGGCCCCTCACTCTCAGTGGAGAAGGCTAAGGGCCCCAAATCCAAACCCACGAGAAGAACCAGGCAGGACTCATGTCAAAACCCCTACACGTGAGGGGTAGTGGGTGGCCCAAGGTCAAAAGGCAACTCTCTCCAGGGTCAGTTCGTGCCAGACGGATGCTGGTCCAGCCTCTGAGCCTCTGCCTCCATACCAAGTTCACACAAGGCAGCAGCCTCGGGTCTGCCCCAAGCCAGGGAATGGATGCAGAAGAGGTCAAGGGGCCAGTTGCCTCTCTCAGATCTGTCCTGTGGCAAATGCCGAGTCCAGTGGAGGCCTAGCCCTCAGCTGCTGGGGCATCCCGCGCCTGCCGCAACCCGTACAGCCACTTGATCACACGGGCGTTGCGCTCCACCACCGACACACCATAGGGGACGCGCTCCCGGGCCCGCTCCTCAACAGTGGCAGAGCTGCGGCGCGAGCAGTCCCCCTCAGAGCTGCCGGGCCCAGCACTGGGCCCGGCCAGTGAGACGATGTCTGAGCTGGCCCGAGCCAGGTGGGCCACACCCAACCCCCGGGCCTCCTCGGGGTCCAGGCCGCAGAAGTTAAAAAATCGCTCCAGGTCAGCTGCTGCTCTGGAGAAGCGCTCACTCAAATCTGACTTGGAGCGCTGCAAACCTGGGGGCCGGGCTGGGCTGGATGCGGTGGCAGTGCCTGGCGATGGGCAGGGCCGGGCAGGTGAGGCGGGCAGGGGACGGACATCCACTCGGCGGACAGCAGCCGTACTGGGTGGCGGGCGTGGAGGGgtggctgggggcacctggtgggctcCTTCGGTCCGTCCAGGGGTACGGCTGGCCTCGGCAGGGGACGCAGGACTATCACACAAGTCTATGAGGCTGCTAAGGATGTCCAGGTCCAGCTGGGGCCGGCggccagggccaggcagggctcGGCGGCTAGGTGTGAGCACTGTGCGACGAGTCCCAGGGCTGAAGAGTGGCTGTTTGGACAGCAGGGGCTGCACAGGTTCCTGGCGGGTGTTGGCCACATGCAGGCTCTTGACGTACTTGGCCTTGTCGGCCTCCAGGCGCTCCACAGCACTAGGTTTCCGGGCTCCACCATCTGCTGGCCTCCGTAGCAGGTAGCCGGGGACTTTGGTCCGCAGGCGAAAAGGTAAGGCAGAGGTGTCCCGGGCTCCCGGAGTCAGTGTGTCCACAGGCATGGCTGTTACATACCCCAAGGGCTTCGGTCTGAGGAGACCGGAGAAACGAGGAGACAGATCCAGGCAGAAAGTTGGCAGCTGGATGCTGGCAACGGCTacaggggaggaaagaaaagaggctgAACTCGCTCAGACAAAGGCTCAGCGAAGACTGAAAGGGGCTGAAGACGCCTTTCCTATTAAAAGGTAATAGCCACGCCCCTGGTTCAAAGGGAGCCAATCAGCAGACAGAAGGCCACCACTGTTGGGCCTGTGACTCCACCCACATCCCGCCTCCTTCTCAGAGGACCAGGCCCagctgaggcagagagaaaataaaaaagtgccAAAGACGTGAGCAGCCCGGGCAGAAAAGACAGGGCAAGGCACGCTTTAAAGGAAGCAAAGTGGGCTCCAGGCCATATGCTGGGCACCAGCCAGCTTAACCTCAATGGGTCCCCTTAACAGCTCTATTTTGCAGATAGGGAGCTCAACGATTAAGCTAACCCACCAAGTTGGTGGCTCTGCCCCCTTACTTCCAAGGGGGGAGGTGCTGGTGCACCTGGTGACCCAGAGAAAGGGCTCCAACCCCACACGCTACCTGGACTGTCCCCAGAGAACCTGCTACTACCTCCCACCCTTACCCACCCAGGCAGGAAGCTGTCCAGTGCTATTCACCCGTCTAGACATGCCAGGCCCCAGGCATAGCAGTAAAGCTGGTGGAGGAGGAGTGTAGAAAATCTCCAGCCCCCACTCCAGTGAAGTCCAGACACTCATCAGCTTCCAGTATGGGACTTCAATGCCAGGCCGACAATGATCCAAGGATGCCTGTCAGCTAGAAATGTCAGCCCTGAGCTATGCTGTtccaagagaagccagaaaagcCCACAATCACACAACCCTGCTTGAGAGCATCCAGCAGACCCTGGATCTGCCAGCAGCCAGAGGATGGGCATCCATAGACAAGGGGGCCCACACCCAGATGCACAAGTGTCCACAGGATCACCTAAGCATCAGGCCAGCCCTGATCCTTTTTCCAAGAAAGGGCTAAAGACACAAAGTGTCCCCAGCCAACTCTCCCAGGGATGGGCCAGAAGAAAACCTACCGACCAAGTCCTGAAacttctcttctgtaaaatgagagaggAGGACTTGATCTAGGTAAAGTCCTTGTCATCTACACCTGTGTTGTCTAATTTAatggccactagccacatatgggTACTCAACTTAgctttaaattaaatgaaaacttacactTCAGTTCCTCaatcacactagccacatttcaagtgctcaacagccactATACTGATCACTAGAGCAGACAGTGCAGATCAGAGATGTCCATCCATAGCCGAAAGCTATACTGGACAGCCCCACGTGGTCACCCAGAATGACAGGAGGAGAGTCTGCATCGGGGTAGGAAGGCAGGGATCCCTACTGTGTGCTAGACATTTGACACCATCCTCTTCTGGAATCCTCCAACAAGCCTGTGAGAAGGGTCACTGTCATCTCACTTTATAGTTGGAGAAACTGAAACTAGAGAAGTGACCACCCTAGGTCCCAGAGCTGATAAATAAGACACAAATTCCTATGAGGCCTAATTCACTCATCTATTACGTTTATGTCATTTTACACTCTGTTCTTCTCATTCCCCTAAAATAAtggctccatgaaggcagggagtTTGTCGGTTTTGCTCACTGAATCTGTTTTGGGACATTGCTTTCGACACataataggtattcaataaacTGTTATTGAATTAGAGTGTCCATGGGGGCGAAATGTGAACAGAAAGACCTTGGATAAACCAGAGAGGGACACATTCAACCCACTGCAGACATATGGGTCCAAGGTGGTAGGTTATGGAATGTGCTAGGAAGCTGGAAATCCAGATGGGCATGAACACTCTAGATTCTTAAATCTCAGCATATCcgccaataatttttaaaacatgcatgGATGGAGCAAACAAACACGTCTGCAAACAGATCTGCTCTCCCCACCTCAATCTAGCCCCCAGTCTGAGAACTCTGCAGGGGCAGCAATGGCAAGTTAAGAGAACCTTGGGAGCTGTCAGCCCAGAGCCAGAGCTGTTCCCAAGGTAGAAGAGATGGAGTAGATGGGAAAGTAAGGCTGCCCCACTGGGACGACCCCCAGGAGACCTGAGGCAAGAAGGGTCTGACAGGAAAGGCAGCCCTGCTGAGCCCTGCCGAGGTAACTagactctgccccacccctggggcCTCCGCCTACCAAACCAGTCCAACCCGTTGGCGGCGGCGATTCCCTCCCGGGCACCATCCGGGgaaacagagggaagaaggaggtcagatgggcagggccagggcagaAACCCCGCGCCCTCGGACCGACCTGCTGGCCACAGAGGCTCCCCCCGCGGCCCGGACACACACAAGGAGCCAAACCCGGCTTGGGGGCCGCTGGCCAGCTCGCCCACCTGCCCGCTGTGCGCCTCGCTCCAGCAGCTGCGCCTCTTACACACTTGGGTTCCTTATCTGAAATGCGGTTAAAAATAGACCTGAGCCTCCAGGTCTCCTGGAGGATGGATAGATAAAACAGGTCGAGGACTTTCGCAGCACCTGACCAAAAGGCTGCGCTCCAAGAACTGGGCTCTGGGGTTTTATCATGACTCTGACGACCCAACTCCCAGATcgcgcccacccccaccccggcggGGTCTCTAAGCACGCTCAGGACCGCCGGAGTCGGAGCCGCAGACAAAGGAGGCACGTGATAGAAGCTAATCCTAAACTGATCTGATgagccccatttcacaggtgggcAAACGGAGGTGTGGAGGCTCCTGCGAGTTAAAGCCGGGGTCCCAGTCCCCGGGTGGGACTCGTCCTCTCTGAGGCCTCCTCTCATCGCCAACGCCCCACCCACGTATTTCAAACGCCACCCACAAATGGCCCCGAGAGCGGCAACCGTGAGCCTTTCTCCTTGTCACCATACCCCCCCTTCCCACCTGCTTCCCTGGAGACAGCCTTAGGGGTTGGGGGAGCTCAGATGCTCGCTCTGGCTTCTGCCCTAACCCCCTTCGGGGCAATCTTGAAGACTCCCAGCGGCGGAGGAGGCCGCGAGCCCGCCGGCGCGCTGTGTGACTCTGGCCGCTCGCCGCCCCTCTCTGAGCCGGGGTCGACCTGGCTCTTAAAAGCTGGGGGGCTGACGGCAGGATTCCTCCGGGCGGGAAGGCGGGCCCCTGCCCTGTCCCCGCCTTCCCGAGAAGGGAGGGCTGGCCGGGCAGCCCCCTACCCTGGCCCGGCGCCACCCGCCCGCACATACCTGGCTGCGCGCGCGCCGCTACGGATCGCTCCTCCGGCCCGGCCCACCTGGAGCTCAGGTAACACGCGTTTGCGCAACTTCCGGCGCCCGGCCCCCGGCAGGTGAACCCGCCGGCCCAGGTATTACCCGAAAGGGAAGAACGAAAGCCGGGCAGGGGCGGGAACCTGAGCCCTGGCGCGCCGGCAGTGGGCTCGCCTCGGCGCGGAGACCTGGTCCCAGCCGCCCGACCTACCCCAGGAAGGGGTCCCGCGAGCCGGGGCCGCCCACCTCACAGCCGCACCGGCCACACCCGCAGTTCCCGCGGCCTGCAAGGGCACCCTTGGAGATGGCAAAACCGAGGCCTCCTCCGCCACAGCCGCAATGCCCGCGTTAATGTCGACTGTGCCAGGCACGAGAAAGTGCTGTTCCTGGTTTTAATTAACCCATTTTAATCTTCCCAACAACCCCTATGAGGTAAACTCTATTATTATCCGCATTTGACTAATGGAATCCTGAGGCTGAGACAGGCTGAGCcagttgcccaaagtcaccctGAGGAGTCTGATCTGGGCACTTTCC comes from the Zalophus californianus isolate mZalCal1 chromosome 8, mZalCal1.pri.v2, whole genome shotgun sequence genome and includes:
- the FAM110A gene encoding protein FAM110A isoform X1 — encoded protein: MVSSGLGRRQSGTGSELAAVASIQLPTFCLDLSPRFSGLLRPKPLGYVTAMPVDTLTPGARDTSALPFRLRTKVPGYLLRRPADGGARKPSAVERLEADKAKYVKSLHVANTRQEPVQPLLSKQPLFSPGTRRTVLTPSRRALPGPGRRPQLDLDILSSLIDLCDSPASPAEASRTPGRTEGAHQVPPATPPRPPPSTAAVRRVDVRPLPASPARPCPSPGTATASSPARPPGLQRSKSDLSERFSRAAADLERFFNFCGLDPEEARGLGVAHLARASSDIVSLAGPSAGPGSSEGDCSRRSSATVEERARERVPYGVSVVERNARVIKWLYGLRQARDAPAAEG
- the FAM110A gene encoding protein FAM110A isoform X2, which encodes MPVDTLTPGARDTSALPFRLRTKVPGYLLRRPADGGARKPSAVERLEADKAKYVKSLHVANTRQEPVQPLLSKQPLFSPGTRRTVLTPSRRALPGPGRRPQLDLDILSSLIDLCDSPASPAEASRTPGRTEGAHQVPPATPPRPPPSTAAVRRVDVRPLPASPARPCPSPGTATASSPARPPGLQRSKSDLSERFSRAAADLERFFNFCGLDPEEARGLGVAHLARASSDIVSLAGPSAGPGSSEGDCSRRSSATVEERARERVPYGVSVVERNARVIKWLYGLRQARDAPAAEG